CGGCTCGATTTGGTCGGCCCGGCGAGCGACGTCTATAGCCTAGGTGCGACTCTCTATTGCTTGCTCACCGACCAGGCCGCGTTCATCGCCGCGGATGTGCGCAAGGTTTTGATGGATGTGCAGCGCGGGGTGTTTCCGCCGCCGCGGCAAGTGAAACGCGACGTGCCGATCGGGCTCGACGCCGTGTGTCGCAAAGCGATGTCGCTCAAGCCGGAAGACCGCTACTCGGCGGCGAAGACGCTGGCCGACGATATCGAAAAGTGGTTGGCCGACGAGCCGGTCTCGGCGTTGCCGGAATCGCGGCTGCAGCGCTGGCAACGCTGGACTCGGCGGCACAAGACCTGGACGCGCGCGGCGGCCGTGGCGATCGTCGCCGTGGCGACGGTCGCCGGGACGGCGTACGTGCGCGAAGCGGGCTTGCGCAGCGATTTGCAAACCGCGTTGGCGGACGAAGAGCTGGCGCGGAACGAAGCCGAGAAGGCCCGTCGCCGCGCCGATGAGAATGCCGACATCGCGAAGCAGGAGCAGCTCCGTGCCATGGCTCACGCCGAGCGCGCAGAGCAACAGAGTCGGCTCGCGTTGGCGACGTTGAAGTCGGTGTTGTTCGATATTCAAGCGAAGTTGAAGAACGTGCCGGCCGCGCAAACGGTGCGGCAAAGCATGCTCAACACCGTGATCGACGGCTTGAAGCAAGCGGCCGGGAGTTTGAAGAACGCTCCGGAAGCGGATCAAAGCCTCGTTCGCGCGCATCTCGATCTCGGCGATATCTTCTTAGATGCCGGAGCGCTCGACGGCGGAAACGCTACCGATCTGGCGGAAAAAGAGTTCGCGATCGCCGAAGAGCTGGCCGGCAAACGCTTCGCCGCCGACGCGACCGATAACGTTGCGCGGCGCGATCTCGGTTCCGCTTACCAGCGGCTCGGCGACGTCAGCTTGCGCCGCGGGCTGCCGGTTCGTGCTTTGCCGCTGTTGGAGAAGTCGCTCGCGCTGCGCGCGGCGGCCGGCATCGAGCGGCCCGACGATGCGGCCGTGCAGCGCGATCTGGCCGCGACCGTGCAACGCCTCGGGCTCGTGAATCAAGAGATGGGGAAGCTCGACGCCGCAGAAGATTTTTATTTGCAGTTTCAGGCGATCACGAAGAAGCTCGTCGACAAACATCCCGGCAAGTCGGAGCACGATCGCGATTTGGCAGTGGCGCATGAACGCTTGGGAGACCTGCGATTGTCGAAGGGAGACGTCGCCGAGGCCGACGAATATTTCAAGCAAAGCCTGGAAGTGCGGCGTAAGCTCGTCGAAGGGGCGCCGGAAAACGTCGTCGCCGTACGCGATCTGTCTGTGACGTTGGATCGGCTCGGCGAGTTGGCTGCGCAGCGCGGCGACTTTCCCGCGGCGGAAGACTTCTACCAGCAGAGCTTGAAGCTGCGGAAGACGTTGTACGAAGACGATCCCAACAATATGCAGTCGTTGCGCGATTTGTTGGTGTCGTACGTGCAGCTCGGCGACATTTCGTTCCGACGCGATAAGCTGAGCGAGGCCGAAGATTATTTTCTCTTCAATCATGAAATCGCGCAGCAGCTTGCTGCAAGCGATCCGGCGAATGCCCGCTTTCAAAGCGATTTGGCTTCCTCGTTCGATCGCTTGGGCAAGGTGAGCGAGCGAAAGAATCAACCGAAGCAGGCCCTCGATCATTATCGAAAGCGGGCGGCGATTCTCGGCAAGCTCGCCAAAGAAGATCCGACAAATCTCCAATGGCAGCGGGAACTTTCGACGGGACTCTTCGCCGTCGGAGACACATCGCTCTTGCTCGGCGACTTGGCGACGGCCCGCGATTCCTTTGCGGCCTATGCCGAGTTGGCGAAGAGCCGGCTGGCGGCGAAGGCCGACGATGCGCAACTGCAGCGAACCGTTTCGGACGCTTGCTTCCGAGTCGGCATGGTCGAGCTGCGCCTCGGCGACACGGCAACGGCGGCGAAGCAACTGCAAGCGTCGATCGACCTGGCGCAGAAGTTCGTCGCTGCCGCGCCACAGGATGTTTCGCGACGTTCGTTTCTCGCGAACGTCGAAACCTTGATGGCGCAGCAAGCCTGGCAAGCGCGCAACGCGTCGGCAGCCGGCACGTGGAGCGATCAAGCGATCGAGCAGGTTAGCACACTTCGGACGCAAGCCGCCGAGAAAGATCGGAAGCAGTACGACGAATGGATCGCCGAGCTGACGACGCTGAAAACCCGTTGCGCGCTCGCCGAGAAAGCGACCGCCGACGCGACGCTGCTGGAAAAACAAGATCCGGCCTTGCTCGGCGATCTGCTCGATTTTCGCATCACGACCTTAACGGCGGCGAAGAAGTACGACGAAGCGCGAGCGGCCGTCGAGCGGCTCGCGACTTTAGACGCGCGGAACGGCGACTATTCGTTCTTGGCCGCGAAGCGCAGCGCGCAACTAGCGGTCGTAGATCCGATGAACTCCGAAAAACAGATCGAACGTGCGCTCGCGCTGCTGACGCAGGCTTACGATGCCGGCTACTTCCGGAGTTTGGAGAATGCCGCGCGGTTCGAGTTCGCTCCCGAGCTAAAATCGCTGCAAGGCAAACCGGCCGTGCAAGAACTGTTGCGCAAGGTGCGGAAAGACTCGAAGCCCGACGAAGGGGTGAAGCCGGGAGATGCGAAGGTCACGACCGTGCGCTACGGCTTTTCGGCGGACTTGTCGTAGTCGCACGGAGAGAAAGGGCGCGTGGCATCGAAGGCCACGCCGCCGACCATGATGCTACCGTCGCCGGCCGCTACCGGAAATTTGAACGACTCCCACACGACCGGCGACGAGCTTCCGACCGGAGCCGACTCCAAGTAGCGGTGTGCTTGACCGGTTTGCAAGACCTCGAGATCGTGTTGCCGTACGGCGGTTGCGACGTCGTGCGCGAACAGGGCGAAGTCGTCGTGGCCGATCACTTGTTCCTCGCGGAACTTCAAGACGCCGTAGAAACATTGGTTGACGTAGACGTAGCGCCCGTCGGAATCCTTGAGCCAAGCCAGCATCGGCACATGATCCATGAACGACTGAAACCGGCTCCGGCTTTCCGTCAATTCGCGAAGCTCGCGCTTTCGCTCCGTGATGTCGGTCGCGATGCCGCACAACGACGACTCCGGACCTTCCGCGCCGGGAATCAAAAACTTCACGGCCAAATAAGATCGTAGTTCGCCGTTCGTCGGCACGGTCTCTTCGACCGTGATCGGCACTCCCTCGGCGCGCACCGCGCGATCGTTCGCCATCAACGAGTCGGCGACCTCGGGAGGATAAAGATCGTAGGGCGACTTGCCTAAGAACGTACGACGATCGACGTGAAACAGTTCTTCGAAGCGGTTGTTGACGAGCTCGTAACGCCCGAGATGATCTTTGACGAAGATCACGGTCGAGGTTCGATCGAGGATCGCCTGCAGCCGCTCCTTCGACTTGCGCAGCGCCGCCTCGGCCCGCGCGCGCTCGACCGAGGCCGCTTCCGCAGGGTCTAAGGTCGGCAGCACGGCGGAGACGATGGTTCCCTTGCCGATCACGCTCTTGATGTCGGCATTGCCGCCGATCGCCGTGGCCCGTTCGCGAATGCCGCGCAGCCCGAACTCTCCGTCGGCGGCCGCGGCGACGTCGAAGCCTCGGCCGCGATCGGTCACGGTGACGGTAATGCGCTCGGCGGTGCATTGAATCTCAATGTCGGCCTGCTCGGTGTTGCCGTGCCGACGGACGTTGGACAGAGATTCCTGCACGATGCGATAGATCGTCATTTCGATCGCAGGCGACCAACGCCGGTCGCCGATGCCGTTGACGAAGACGACGTTCAATCCATGGTGCGCGTTCTCGACGACGAGCCCTTCGATCGCCGCGGCGACGCCGAGGTCGTCGAGCGTGGCGGGGCGAATGCCGGCGATCATGCGGCGCGTCTCGGCGAGCACTTCGCCGAGCAGGCGATGCGCTTCGCGCAGCTCGCGACTGACGGTTTCGTCGAACGAGGCGGTGCTCAGCGCCGAATCCAAATGCATGTTCGCCGCGATCACGCTCTGTACGGTGCCGTCGTGGATATCGTGCGAGATGAACTTGCGCTCGAGCTCTTGAACCTGCAGCACCTTCTTCAAAAAGCCGTGTTGAGCCTTGAGCCGGTCTTCCGTTTCGACGCGCTGTTTGATCTCGCGCCGTAGCGCTTCGTTGAGCCGCGTGAGCTCGGCCGTGCGCGCGGCGACGGTCGCTTCCAGCTCGTTGCGGGCCCGCTCTTTTTCCAACGCCGACGCTTTCGCGAACGTGACGTCTTCCGCGATCCCGCCCATGAACCTCAGGCCGAGTGCGGCGTCGCGGCAATGAAAAAGGTAACCCCATAGCCAGCGCACTTCGCCGTCGGGACGAACGATCCGGTATTCGAGCGGAGGATGAGGGTGAGTCGCATTTTCGAAATAAGTTTGCGCCAACCTAGCGACCGATTCACGATCGTCGGGATGCAAGGTCTCATGCCAGAACGAGGGAGAATCGTAAAGGCGTTGTCGCGAGCAGCCCCAGATCTCATCGAACTTCGGGCTCACGTAGAGGGTCTTCGTGGCGTCGATCGAGAAAGCGATGAAGACGCGGCCCGATTGCTCGATCGAGCTGCGAATGAAATCGGCGTCGAGCGTGAACTCGGGCAAGCGCCGGAGCACCTCGGCTTCGGAAAGGCTTCCGAAGTCGAGCGCCGCGGATTCGGCAAGCGTTCCGTGTTCGGTCATTTGTCTTGAAGACCGGGGGCGTGAATGAAACTCCGAACGTCCTTCGTGAATCTCCGGCTCGAATCAGCTTCCTCCCACGACGTCGAACTGCGCTTTCGAATTCGCCGGCTTCGAGATCTCGACTTTCAGTTGCGGCGATTCCGAGCCGGAGCCCAAAGCGATGCGCAACGTCACGCGGTGCCGCCCTTTGGTCAGTTCGATGGTCGGCTTGCTTTGCGACTCGAACGGCTCCGCATCAATCCAGAGCAGCGTCGGCTCCGTCGAGTCGACGCGGAAAGTCACGCTGCCCGGCTCGACGACTTCGAGCTCCCCTTGAAGAAACAATACGCTGCCGGGCTTGCCGAGTTCGGCGAGCGGCAATACGCCGGCGGTCATACCGTAGGCCGGAGCCCAGGCGTCGGCCGGCGCGTCGAGCACATGCTCGCGAAAGTGCTCGACGTTCGGAGCCTCGGCCTGTAGTTCCGTCGGCAACGATTTCAGAACGCGCCAGCGTTGGATCGTCGGCAGCGAGCGAATCGCGTAAGGGCCGGGCCGGCCGAGCTCGGAGATGAACTTCACGAGATCGACGAGCTCTTGCCGCGTGAGAAACTTCGTCAGGCCTTGCGGCATGAGCGATTTGCCTTCCTCTTCTTCATCGATGTCGGCCGTCGGAATCGTGACGACCTTGCCGCCGGCATCTTTGACGTTCACGCGTACGTCGTCGCGATCGACGACGATGCCCGTGATCGTTTGGCCGTCGGCCGTGGTGAAGACGCGCGTGACGAACTGTTCCTTGATCGCGAGATTGGGAACGAGAATCGAATTGGCGACGTAGTCGACCGGCGAGATCGACCCGATCGCGCTGAGGTCCGGCCCGACTTGTCCACCGGCTCTGCTCACGGCATGGCACTTCATGCAGCTGAGATCGGTGCGGCGAAAGATCCGCTCGCCCCGAGCGGCATCGCCGTGCTCGGCGATCTCCTTCAAGAGCGCTTGCAGTTCTTCCGGGGTCGGGGGCTTTTGATCGAGCGCAATTCCGGCCGCACTGCTCAAGACGTTCGACAATTCCGGATCGCTTCGTCCGACGGAATAAATGTAGCGCAGCGAAAGCTTCGCGGCGTCGGGCGTCAGGCCGGCCGGCTTCAGAGCCGCGGCGAGTTTGTCGGGACCCCCTTTGCGCGTGAGGAACGCATCGAGCAACGGGCCGACGTCATCGGTCGGGCTTGCGGCCGCGAGCGCCTTCGCGGCGACGTCGGCAGCTTGATTCAAATCGAGCTTGGCGAGCGCCGCGGCAGCTCGAAAGCGGAGGCTCGCCGACTTCGCCGTCGCCGACACTTCGCCGAGGGCTCGCTGCGCCTCGTCGCCTCCGAGCCCGCCGAGCCCATCGACGGCGGCATTGCGGAGCGCTTCTTTCAGCGTTTCGTCCGCGACGATCGCTCGCAACTCATCGGCCGCGGAAGCGACTTTCCAAATGCCGGCCAAACGCACGGCCGCCAAGCGAACTTCATCGCTCTGCTCGCCGGCGGCCGGTTGCAGTAGTTTCTCCACGACGGAGAGATCGCCGGCCGGCTTCACTTTGCGAACCACGGCGGCGTCGGTCAGCAGTTGCAGCACCTTCGTCGACAGGGCCGCGTCGTAGTCGCCGGCGATCGTTTGCTTCAACACGACGGCGAGATCGTCCGGCTCGCCCCGGCTGCAGATCATCTCGACGACCGTTCCTTTGCGCGCGGCGGGGAGCTTGCCGCTTTGCAGCAACCGCAACAGCGGAGCGACGGAGCTGGACGACGATTGCGCAGCTGCCGCACCGCCGTCGAAGACGAAGATCGCGAGGGAAACCGAAAAGACGAGGCGTGCCACGACCTGCGCGACGTTGTCGCTCATGCGTTCTTTGTTCCTAGCTACGGCGCTACATGACTTCGCTGCGTTACTTCTTCGCCGCCGCGGCGGCGCTCTTCACGCGCGCGTCGAGCGTCTTCGTCGTTTCGGCCAGCGTGTACTTTAGATAATCGTCGTCTTCGTAGAGCAGCGATTCGACCGAGATGTCGATCGCCTCTTGCGTGTGGAAGAAGCTCAAGGCCCGAATCGCTTCCAGGCGCACGCGCGGGTGAGCGTCGTTCACTTGTTGTTGCAAGAGCGCCAGCGGCTTGGCTACCCGATCGCGCCAATAGCAGAGGACGCGCGTCGCGGCGGCGCGGGCCTTCGGTTCCGGCGATTTCAGCATCTTCGTCAGATACGCCTCATCGACGACGTCGAGCGCCTGGCGCAGCCAGAGCCCTTCGAGCAGGTGATGCTCGTAGTTCGGGTCGGACGTGTCGAGGCCGGCGGTCCAGCTTTTCAATTCCGTCATCACTTCCGCCACGTCGCGGTTCCACAGTTCAGTGCGAACGCGAGCGCGGGTTCGTTCTTCCGGTTCGTTTTTCAACAGGTTCAGCAACGCCGCGATCGGCTCGCCGGCGATCTTGGCCGGCTTCACGAGCGGTTGCTTGGTATAGGCGATGCGCCAGATCCGGCCGTGGTTGTGATCGCGGTTCGGGTCGCGGAGGTTGTGTTGCATGTGGCCGACGAGCGGATTGAACCAATCGCAGACGTACAAAGCACCGTCGGGCCCGAACTCGATATCGACCGGACGGAAATTCGGATCGCTCGACTTCAACAACGGATCGACCGGGTCGGCCGCAAAGCCCGACTTCTCTTCACGCATCTTGTATTGCAGCACCCCTTGGAAGCCGATGCAGTTGTTGAGCAGATAGTTCCCCTGAGCCGCGGCGGGGAAGTTGCGGCTGGAAACGAGCTCGCAGCCCGCGGTCGGTCGCCATTGCTTCGTCAGAAATTGCTTGAGGCCGCCGTGCTTGTTCGGATAGTCGACATCGCCCGAGAAGGCGGCGCCGAAATAGTTGGCCCCGCCCGAAGCATCGGCCACGAAGTTTTGTCCCCAAGAGTCGACGATATGCCCCCACGGATTGGCGAACCCGTAAGAGACGAAGACGTCGAAGCGCCAGGTGCGCGGCTCCCAGCGAAACACCCCGGCGTTCACGCAGCGGCGTGGGCCGTAGGGGGTTTCGACTTGCGTATGGTGGAACGTCCCTTCTTCGAAGTAGAGCGCGCCTCCTTGGTCGTAGGTGAAGGCGCTGATCGAATGGTGCGAGTCGGCCGAGTCGAAGCCGTGGAGCACGAGTTCGCGGACGTCGGCCTTGTCGTCGCCGTCGGTGTCTTTCAGGAAGAGCAGGTTCGGCTGTTGCGCGACGAACACGCCCCCCTTGCCGAATTCCAGGCCCGTCGGCACATGCAGCTTGTCGGCGAACACGGTTCGCTTGTCGGCTTTGCCGTCGCCGTCGGTGTCTTCGAGAATGAGAATCTTATCGTCGACCGGCGTGCCGGGCAGATACATCGGATACGACTCCATGGTCGTGACCCAGAGTCGGCCCTTGGCGTCGAAGGCGAACTGAACGGGATTGCCTAGCTCCGGAAATTCGACTTCCGATGCGAACAGGTTCACCGCATAACCTTCGGGCAATTCGAACTTCTTGGCGGATTCCTCCGGCGACGTCAGGGAGACCGGGTTCTTGAAGTTGGTTTCGATCTTCGTGAATTCGCCGGTGCCGGAGTCGTCGATCTTCGCGGCGACTTCCTTCCCCTGCGCGACGTCCCAGATGCGCCGATCGCGCACGGCGATCATCTTGCGGAGCTTGGCGAACTCGGCCGGAAAGTTGACGATGCCGAACGGGGCCTTGCGGCCGCCGTAGATGTAGAAGCCGTTGATCGCGCGATAGTCGTAGAAGAATTGCAGGTTCTTTTCTTGGACTTCGGCCAACAGCTTGGCAGCATCGACTTTCGACACGGGAGCCGCGCCGAACAACGACTCGTCCAACAACTTACCGACGACTTGATCCCCGTGGCGATTGAGATGCACGCCGTTCATCGTCAGCGGGTTCGCTTTGCCGGCCTTCATCAGTTCGAGCGAGGGGTGAAACAGATCGACGAAGACGACCCCTTGCTTCTCGGCCACGGCCTTCATCGAGGCCGTGTAGAGTTCGAGGTTCTTGTTCTGTTCGGTACCGTCGGGCAGAGTCGATAGGCCGAGGTTTTCGAACGCGATCGGCGAGACGAGCACAATCTGCCGCAGCGTTTCGAGCTTCGGAGGCGCCTTGGTGACGTCGGGAGTCTTGTCCCAATTGCTGCGCGAGGTGGCGAAGTCGTCGATTCGTTGTGGGCTTTGCAGGAAGCTTTCCAAGTCTTTCTCGAACTGCTTCAAGCCCGCCGGGCCGCGAAACGATTCGTCGAACCCGAACATCGCCAGGAGGACGTTCGGCTTGTGGTCGGCCAGGGTGTGGCCGTGGTCGCGGAAGTCTTTCGAGCGCGGGCGCAGGCTGAGCTCATCGGCCGACCACCCGAGGTCGCGCACGACGAGCTCGAGTTGCGGGAAGCGACTGTGGAGCAGCGTCTCGAAACCGCTGAAATATTGCATCCGTTCGGCGAGCGTGTTGCCGACGATCACGACATGGTCGCCCTTGCGAAGCTCGAGCTTCGGCAACTCGGCCGAGGCGGCCGGCGTGAGGCAGACCGAGAGGAGTCCGACGATCAGAATGCTCGGAATCGACCGCCGGGAAAGCGAAGCGATGCGCATCATAAGTTTAAGATCCGGAAATGCGAAGGTGGGAGGGTATGCCGGAGGGCCGATTCTTTCGGAAGGGAACGTTTTCGGCAGGTCCTGCCGAGGCCTTATAAGGCTAAGCTCGAAACCCGCGGCAAACAAGGGGTTGAGCGGCATTGCCGACCCGGCGAATCGCCAAGCGTCGCAGCGCTGAATGCATTTCGGCCGAGGCACGCCGCTCCGGCCTGACGGCGGCGCTACGGCGTGCGCGACCCGACGGACTGCGTTCGGAGATCGCCGTCGGTTTTGGAGAGGGAACTGAAAAGGGGAAGCAGCGCCCGGACCATCCCGACGTCGTTGCCGTCGGCCGCTCCGCGGACGGCCCGTTGCGCGGCGCCGGCGTCGTCGAGGGCGAAATCGTCGGGATGCATTGAGTGGAAAATCGGCGAGAGCGGGATCGGCCGCTTCCATCGCACCTCGCGCCAGACCGTTTGCAATTCCCGTTGCGGGCCCCACTGCGCGCGCCAATCGTCGAACGTCAGCATTTGCGCCACGTCGTCGCCCGAGGCCAAACGCCAAAACCCTTCCGGCTTGAAACCTTCATAGAAGACCCGTTCGCCGGTCCATTGGAAGGTCTTGAGGAAATCGTTGCGGACGTCGATGCCGTCGTAGTCGACCAACGGAGCGCCGGTGAGCGAATAGAGGATCGAGTCCGAGCAGGTGATCGCGATCGAAGGAAGATGCGGGGCATCGAAGTTGTCGCTGATCTGCGCGAACGGGGCCGCCGTGACCGCGGTGAGATGGTTCAGATCGATCCGCACGTCGACGTCCTTCGGCAAGATCGCTCCGCCGGTCACGACGACGGCCGATTCGCTGACCGATAGCAAGCCATCGTTCCAGTGCAGCGAAATCGGCTGTAGTTCGGCGGCCCGCAACAACGATGCTTCGCCGCGGACTACGCAATGTTCGAGCCATACCTCGACCGGTTCGACCGTCGGCGCCGGCGTGGCTCCTTCGGTCGTCATCGGCATGTTCATCGACGACGGCGCACCCGGCGGCAAGCTCGTGCCGAGCAGTGCGACGTTCGGATGATAAGCTCGGCCGTCGGCCGAGGCGTTGTTGATCGTCAACACGCAGCGCTCCAAGCCGAGATATTCGGCATGTTGCAACTCGAACAGCGACCAATGATCGGCGGGGAAATCTTGCGGAGAAGGAACGTCGAAGCCGATTTCGATGCCGACCATCGTGAGCCGGCCGCCGACGATTGTCGCCATCATGTGCGGCAAGTTCGGGATCGCCGCTTCGGCCGGGCGGAAGCGGATCCTCGGGCGATACCCTTCGCCGGCCCGCACCGTGAGCTTGAGGTTGTTCAGCACCAGCGGACGTTCGACGCGCTCGCCGTCGTAGCAAAGCTCGACGACATCGCCGTTCTTGGCTGCGAAACATGCCGCTCGCAAACTCATGTAGCGACCGGAATCGTCCGGCGCATCGCAAACGACGAGCACGCCGTCGCGCGGTGCCGGCAGCTTGCGCGGCCCGACGGGAGCAACCGCCGCAGGGTCTGCCGGGGGCGTGGGAAGCGTCGCGACGGCAGGCGTCACGCCGGCGGGTGCGACGGTCGGGTCGATCATTGGGACAACCGGGGTCGTGCTCTTTACGAACGGCGTGCTCAGGTCAATCTTCGTAAGCGTCGTCGGCAGCGTCAGCGGAGTGCTGCCATTGGCAGGAGTCGTGTTCGCGGCGGCCGTGCCGGTCGGAACCGGTTGCACAGCCACGGCACTCGCGGCGCCCGAGCCGGTGGGGACCGGTGTCGCCGGCGCTGCGCCGGGATCGGGAATCGCGGTCGGCGGCCCGTTGTCGTTGCCGGCCGGCTTTCGATTCTCTTCGGGGGTGCCGGGGGCTTGCGCCATGCGCGGATCGAGGCGGAGCGAGTTCCAGTCGTCGTCGCGGGCCCGATCGTAGAACTCCAAGCCGACGATGATCGCCGCGAGGGCCGCGATCGGCACGATCCACGGGAGATGCCGTTGCCAAGCCGTGGCCGCTTGCGGGCCCGACTCCCATTTCGTGGCGAGGCGCACTTCGTTGCGGCGAATTCCAATGCGCTCGGCGAGATGGAGCAAGTCGGCGATCAGATCGGCCGGCGTTTGATAACGACGCAGCGGATCTTTCGCGAGCATCTTGCGCAAGATCGTCGTGACCGCTTCCGGTAAAGTCGGGTTGAATTCGCGAGGGTCGATCGGGTCGTCGCTGTTGTGTTGCAGCAACTTCTGCAACACGGTCCCTTCGGGAAACGGCGGCCGGCCGGTGAGCATGTAGTAGAGCGTGCAGCCGAGCGAATAGATGTCGCTGCGCACGTCGGCCCCGCGCGGGTCGCGAGCTTGCTCGGGAGAGATGTAGTCGAACGTGCCGAGCGTCACGCCGCTGGCCGTCAGGTCTTCCGCGCCGGGCTGGATGCCGTGTAGGCGGGCGAGCCCCATGTCGACGAGCTTCGCTCGGCCTTGCGCGGTGATGATGATATTCGACGGCTTGATATCGCGATGCACGATCTCGCGCGCCGACGCATGCGAGAGCGCATCGGCGACTTGCAGCGTATAGCTCACGGCATCGTCGAGCGGGATGCGGCCGACCTTCTCGACCAATTGGCGGACGTTCACCCCTTCGATGAATTCGAAGACGATGAAGTGCAGGCCCCGATCTTCGCCGACGTAATAGACGCGAGCGATGTTTTCGTGGTCCAGCCGCGCAGCCGATTGGGCCTCGTTCTTGAATCGCTTGAGGGTCTCGTCGTCGCAGGCTTGCGTGCGCGAGAGAACCTTGATCGCGACTTCGCGGTTGAGCGTGCAGTCGCGCCCGCGGAACACGGCTCCCATGCCGCCGCCGCCGGCGAATTCGATCAGCTCGTAGTGCCCGAGCCGTTCGCCGGCTAAGAGCTTAGAGAGTTCGTGCGAAGGGGCCGGCACGACCGTGCCGCCTACCGCCGGATTGCCGGCGTTCTCTTCGGTCGAGCGGCCCGGCTTCGAGATCACGGTCGCATCGGCGACGCTTTCACCGAGCTGCTCCGGCCAGAAGGTCCGACTGTCGGGCACGTGCAATTCCGTCGAGTCGGCCAACGAACCGGCGGGCGGTTCGGGTACCGGTGGCTGCTCGGGAGGTATGCGTGCCGAAGAACCCATGTCCCTGGTCTCGTCCCTGTCCTGCGACATCCTGTCGCGGTTCCGGTAAACGGAAAGATTTGCAAACGTCACCCTTGAGGTGACGAGCCGCAATGTTTTCCGTAGTGATAGGAGGCTATCTTCTTCCGAACGAATGTTCGGGTCTTATTCGATGTGATTCACTTATCGTAAATTCGCGGTTCAAGAACGTCAACGCTTTTCGGCAACCGCAGGCCCCCGGTTTGCCTAGTTTAA
The sequence above is drawn from the Planctomycetia bacterium genome and encodes:
- a CDS encoding HEAT repeat domain-containing protein, which produces MRIASLSRRSIPSILIVGLLSVCLTPAASAELPKLELRKGDHVVIVGNTLAERMQYFSGFETLLHSRFPQLELVVRDLGWSADELSLRPRSKDFRDHGHTLADHKPNVLLAMFGFDESFRGPAGLKQFEKDLESFLQSPQRIDDFATSRSNWDKTPDVTKAPPKLETLRQIVLVSPIAFENLGLSTLPDGTEQNKNLELYTASMKAVAEKQGVVFVDLFHPSLELMKAGKANPLTMNGVHLNRHGDQVVGKLLDESLFGAAPVSKVDAAKLLAEVQEKNLQFFYDYRAINGFYIYGGRKAPFGIVNFPAEFAKLRKMIAVRDRRIWDVAQGKEVAAKIDDSGTGEFTKIETNFKNPVSLTSPEESAKKFELPEGYAVNLFASEVEFPELGNPVQFAFDAKGRLWVTTMESYPMYLPGTPVDDKILILEDTDGDGKADKRTVFADKLHVPTGLEFGKGGVFVAQQPNLLFLKDTDGDDKADVRELVLHGFDSADSHHSISAFTYDQGGALYFEEGTFHHTQVETPYGPRRCVNAGVFRWEPRTWRFDVFVSYGFANPWGHIVDSWGQNFVADASGGANYFGAAFSGDVDYPNKHGGLKQFLTKQWRPTAGCELVSSRNFPAAAQGNYLLNNCIGFQGVLQYKMREEKSGFAADPVDPLLKSSDPNFRPVDIEFGPDGALYVCDWFNPLVGHMQHNLRDPNRDHNHGRIWRIAYTKQPLVKPAKIAGEPIAALLNLLKNEPEERTRARVRTELWNRDVAEVMTELKSWTAGLDTSDPNYEHHLLEGLWLRQALDVVDEAYLTKMLKSPEPKARAAATRVLCYWRDRVAKPLALLQQQVNDAHPRVRLEAIRALSFFHTQEAIDISVESLLYEDDDYLKYTLAETTKTLDARVKSAAAAAKK
- a CDS encoding protein kinase, which encodes MGSSARIPPEQPPVPEPPAGSLADSTELHVPDSRTFWPEQLGESVADATVISKPGRSTEENAGNPAVGGTVVPAPSHELSKLLAGERLGHYELIEFAGGGGMGAVFRGRDCTLNREVAIKVLSRTQACDDETLKRFKNEAQSAARLDHENIARVYYVGEDRGLHFIVFEFIEGVNVRQLVEKVGRIPLDDAVSYTLQVADALSHASAREIVHRDIKPSNIIITAQGRAKLVDMGLARLHGIQPGAEDLTASGVTLGTFDYISPEQARDPRGADVRSDIYSLGCTLYYMLTGRPPFPEGTVLQKLLQHNSDDPIDPREFNPTLPEAVTTILRKMLAKDPLRRYQTPADLIADLLHLAERIGIRRNEVRLATKWESGPQAATAWQRHLPWIVPIAALAAIIVGLEFYDRARDDDWNSLRLDPRMAQAPGTPEENRKPAGNDNGPPTAIPDPGAAPATPVPTGSGAASAVAVQPVPTGTAAANTTPANGSTPLTLPTTLTKIDLSTPFVKSTTPVVPMIDPTVAPAGVTPAVATLPTPPADPAAVAPVGPRKLPAPRDGVLVVCDAPDDSGRYMSLRAACFAAKNGDVVELCYDGERVERPLVLNNLKLTVRAGEGYRPRIRFRPAEAAIPNLPHMMATIVGGRLTMVGIEIGFDVPSPQDFPADHWSLFELQHAEYLGLERCVLTINNASADGRAYHPNVALLGTSLPPGAPSSMNMPMTTEGATPAPTVEPVEVWLEHCVVRGEASLLRAAELQPISLHWNDGLLSVSESAVVVTGGAILPKDVDVRIDLNHLTAVTAAPFAQISDNFDAPHLPSIAITCSDSILYSLTGAPLVDYDGIDVRNDFLKTFQWTGERVFYEGFKPEGFWRLASGDDVAQMLTFDDWRAQWGPQRELQTVWREVRWKRPIPLSPIFHSMHPDDFALDDAGAAQRAVRGAADGNDVGMVRALLPLFSSLSKTDGDLRTQSVGSRTP